TTCTCggaaacacactttttttttaatattgtttTTCGCCTAAGCGTAGAATTTAGAGAGATATCTCTCGCTAAAGTCTATGATTAAAACTTGAAGCTTTTCAACCATCACCAAAATATGTCACATTGCCTCAATATTCAGGCGGAAATAACAGTATAAATCCACGTCACCAAGTAAAACGTGTTCTATACACTTTTTAGGACGATGATGTAATTGTTGAAACCTGTTCATTTATAGTAtaatacattttcattatttggtCATTCATTTAGTTCaacacaaagaaacaaacactgCGACTGTGGGTGTATTCTACCGTACAATGAACCGTTGTCAGTAAAATGCACCTCTTTACGATAAGGCTATACATAGCGTACGTTCCCTAAAGAAGAAAACATAGTAAACCTTCGATTCATATATAGTCGTTGCCAACTATTACTATATGTTAACTTCTGTGATGTAGGGAACCTGTAAGCGAGAGTACTTTTAAATTCTTGTTATTTAAAACCACTTTTAATTACTCTCAGACTGTTACTTTATTTTTGTTGAATGCTGGGACTTCgtttccccctccccctctccccctctctcccgtgtgtgtgtgcgtgtgtgtgtgtgtgtgtgtgtgtgtgtgtgtgtgtgtgtgtgtgtgtgtgtgtgtgtgtgtgtgtgtctgtctgtctgtctgtttctcccAGTAACACATTATGATCTATTTTGGGATTTTATTATCTTACacgtttttgatattttgctgataaaaaatGCAACATTCGAAAACCTCGGAtaaaaatttaatgttttttgcagtattttcacttttaaagtgtacgttttgaaagagataaccaaTTACTTGAAGATcatgatgtaaaatgtatcaaaataggTCAGAAGGTGTTCCTGTGTCTGTgcctctgtctctctgcctctaGATCTACCTCTGTCTTTGTCTACCTCTGTGTTTatgtgtctctgtctatctgtctgtctgtctgtctctgtctctctctctctctctctctgtctctctctgtctgtctgtctgtctgtctgtctgtctgtctgtctgtctgtctgtctgtctgtctgtctgtctgtctctctctctctctctctctctctctctctctctctctctctctctctctctctctctctctctctctctccttcctcCATCCTGTATCTGGTATtgttatgtatatgtgtctgaCATTCTTCTTGTtccatatataaatatataaacatgacattGTAGTCTATTTCAAGGTGCAATACAAATGCCACAGGTATGCAAGCGAGAAGTGCGTAATTTAATTCTTGGCATGTCGCCCACTTTGACTTGTCTCGTATTTACTGACAGAAACACTAGCACCAGAAATAATACAGTAATTTCCCCATGACAAACCTCCTAAAATAGTAACAtagtttttttctctctctctcaatactTGGATCAACAACAGAATATTCATCAGACAAATTCTGTGATAATTTTCTTCAACACTTGAAAGAGAAAACACTGTTATTATAGTCGAGTAAAATTCTAATTTGTATTTCAGTATGCTGCAGATATTCGGTTGTGAGTGACTGCTCAAACGACCGATGAATTTTCTTTCACACCTAAGAAAATGATGTTTTGCgggttttattttttccaaCTTCCTTCATATGATTGAAAACCGGGAAGTAAAACTTGTTTATAATttgtagttttattttcatttgcatatgtacgAACATGTCGGTGATTTCGGCCGTATTAAAACTTATTCAGCACACTTTGAACTTGGAAAGAAGACGATCTACATATGCATGGTCGACATATTTGTGCTGACTGGACTCGGCAGTATGGGTAGTAGTCTGGTGTAACGTGGCTAGTGATGGAAAAATAATTCTTCCCTTACTGTACATTTCCATATCGAAATAAGTGTTTCAGATTCTATAGAAAAGCACATCACTTTGACAAgagatataataatattaatattataattcaaTTTATTAACCCATATGAATGACAGACTTTGAAATCGggtttattgtatgtatgtatgtatgtatgtatgtatgtatgtatgtatgtatgtatgtatgtatgtatgtatgtatgtatgtatgtatgtacgtacgtatgtatgtatgtatgtatgtatgtatgtatgtgtgtgtatgtatgtatgtgtgtgtgtatgtatgtatgtatgtatgtatgtatgtatgtatgtatgtatgtatgtatgtatgtatgtatgtatgtatgtatgtatgtgtgtgtgtgtgtgcatgtacgtatgtatgtatgtatgtatgtatgtatgtatgtatgtatgtatgtatgtatgtatgtatgcatggttcgTTGGTTGTATGGTTGGTAGAAAAGTCGAAGTGTTGAAGTGGATCGATGTACTGACGTCATCTGGGGTATTCCCACTTTCACTACGTCACCACTGCATATCATATGACCTCAAACCACCAAACAAGGAGGTGATCTGAGATGTGATATCTTAAGTCACACCAAACATTCTAAAAGAAACACGTAATGAAATTATATAGAAGATCCTCTTTCTTTATTTCAACTAATTCATTTTGAAACACAGAAGTGTCGAAAATCCACTGCACAGTACTTTTAAAAGCCAGTACTCCTCGTTAAAATCTGTCAGAAAAACCTGTTTCGATCACGCTTTAAAATTATCTGTAAACCTATTAAAATCGAGATTATTATATCATGTTAATTAgagaatatataaatatacttaGTATTTATGATACATATCCGAAATTCTTTTATCACACTTTTCAAACATACTAATACCTGTTAGTAATTTTTTAATGGAGTTTTAAAGTCAACCCAAACACGTACGTCGACTCTCATAGAAGTTACGGTTAGATAAAAATGTTCATTCACAGaatgatacatatatacacgtgtatGGCTCAAATAAACGTTTATAAAACGTACACTTTGTCTTTCAAGTCAAATTCTCGTAAAACCGAGATCGGTGCAAATGGGCACCTACCTGTGCTACCATAGGTCTGTGTCTTTGAAAATCATCATTAAATCTTATGGAGGATCGGAACCGGCACAGTTTACATTATGTGCAATctgtgattaaaatctgatgttgtgaaagcggctagatgtctttatttatttacctctatttccaccGTGTTGGGACATTTGTTTTTCCGGATGGGCCAGGATGAcggcgatcacccggaacaaaacaaatgtcacaacacaatggaaacagaggtaaataaataaagacatccAGCTGctttcacaacatcagattttaattagattgccTTATTGATGAATttgattttctttgttttgttttttttacttttgtgaATGTTATAGTCACGTGGTGACGAAGGCGAGACACTTGTGATCACGCTACCGCTGAAACCACAAGTCTCGGTGCtagtaatgacgtcattgtggGAGTTCACAGTTACACCCAAATTATGTAACAGAATACACAATAGGAAACTAAAATAGGCCAACTCCTCTATAAGATTTTCAGAGATTGTCAGGCACTGCTATGTAACCATTCTCAAAATACACAATGGAGAGAATAAACTTACTTCGTACTTtacatatacatcaacattGCTCTGCAAGTGATATTTCCAGACCTGCTGTTTTAAATTACACCataagaaaataaattaaacggttcataaataaaattaaagtaACATACCGTCAAATACGATCTGCCAAACCTGTGACACCTATCGCATTTGATATTGCAATATTTTAAGTGGGTCTTTTTTTTACCTGAAATAATGGTAACTTTATATATCATGGCAGCCATCATAGATTGAATTCGTGATTTAACTACTACTTGAGTAAAAGAGCAAAGTCTGCCTTTCATGCTTTTCGTGGGTTAGTCCCACCATGGTCCCAATGTGGACCCTGAATCCGGCCAGGGTCGTGAGTATCGGTTATGGTAGTCTGGGAGTTTCCAACGAGTTAAACGTATCCGGGTGTACGTATCCAATACATGTCATTACGGACGGTCAGATTTAGTATGAATAGAACTGAGATGTATAAAACAAATATCTCGAATGCAAATTATTCTTTTCGGTAAATATCATAGCCTCGTGGCGGTAAACTTCTAGTGCAGTTCAATAATTTACTAACATGCAAATACTGTGGCGGTGATTCAGTCCTGCTTGcaacttactccgtatgcaagcaggactagcggTGATCGTGTTCAGTCAGGGTGGTTGCAATAATATTGTAAAGTTCTTGACGTCTGGTCTACAACGCTGTCGTGTAACTTTCTTCAGTTTTGGCCGATGATCGTTTCCATTCTGTTCACCCCAACTGTTGGGGTAGTCTGGAAAGTCTGGGACGCAGACAAACACATGCGACGGGAACTTTCACCCAGTCGAACTTGTACCTGTGAAAAATTAAAGTACAGATTTATAAACGCGTGAATGTCACGATACccatttgtaaatattatatcaatgtTATCAAACTTGCATGTTGTGTATGCAAGCTATGTTTGAAAGATGTCACTCCTGATGTCAGCATATTTCCGGTTTTGACTGTGGTGTTGATAAGCACAAGGAAATACAGGTATCGTAGAAATACCTGGTGACAACTAATATATAACACAGtgtcatcgtcgcaaaccacggcctgttgtACGCCTGTTTttacagctctggtttgcgagaatgcactGTGTGTTCTCAATTCCTCTGTTATATACTGGAGGGAGACCGAGATTGCAGAAACACAGAACTTTGCCACCATTCGCATCAATTCATTTCAAGAAGACAGGGAGAAAGAAGAGGAGACAAGATATACAATTGTACTTACTGGTAATATCCATTTTCACACTCTGGTTGTCTTTTCAAAACTCTCACACCGTATGTTACAGGCTGGCAGTAGTTATCGAGCGATTCTCGTGGACCTGACGTGTCGATACACCCACGACAGCGGCACGAGGCTACTGCCATCACTTTGGGAAACCTGTTAGGATCGTTGTCTATCGTAAGGGTCCATGGACAGATTGCCCTATCACTCATATCATGGGCCAAATTGGTCAGATCCAAGGGACATGTAAAGTTGGGTGTGGTGAAAGAGTACAAGTTATCTGCCTGCTGAATTGAGTTTTTTGACGATTCGGAGTCTTCGACTGGAAAGATGGCAAACATCGGGCCTTGTGGGTACAAGGTTTCCTTCTTTTTTAAACGTTTATGAAGGTCTCTCGGTGGAGGTTCCAAACAGCTTGAAACCAAATTTTTTGAGTCATCACTTGCGTCATTTACATCGGTGTTGAGGAATCGTCTGTTTGAGATAGGTGTTTCATTTGGTACGTCGTCTTGTTGATCCGATCCGTCTGACAATTCTTGCGTTTCAAGATTATTTACAGGGACATTTTGCAGGACGGCACTGGCTGCCAATCGTAGGTTTGCGGTGATGAGAATACCACAGAGGTATACGAACACAATATGATACATTGCCTGTTGGATAAAAAAGAATAAGGCTTAGCGTAAATTCGGGCACAGAGAacgaaatattattattacgtAGCTTGCGATAGCTAcctaatgttaccatggtttcaaGAATATTTATAAAATCATCAATTCAGAAGGATGGGCCAGAAATATAAAGTCTAAAACTGAAATACGAGGAAACTTAAATGTTATCAATCTTTAGTCTACAATGTGTTCGATCAATGGCACCTTCGGAAAACGGTGAGACAATAACTGTAAAACATATACCCACTACTCAATGACAATGCTACCCACCTGTTGAATCTTgaatgttcactgtgacttttCTTCAAGAGTTTTGATCAGACGGTGCGGATCGCCGTTTCTCTACCACTTGTAGGCAAGCCCGTTCAGAATTCTGTTTTCCAAAATAGTGACGGCGGTCTTTTATACCCTTTAAAAAACACCGCGTGAACGGGCGGGAATGTCCCATTTTCGGAAGATGAAGTCATCGTTGCCATTTCCGAGTTCAGACTCGTGACGTGAATGACGTAGCGTTTTAATAACGACGACCATGCTAATCAATATGTACCGACGATCTGGATTCGTATATCCAGTCTCGATTTTAGCATACACCGATAGGACAAAGACTGAAAGTGGGAAATCCCCGCTACGTCATTCCTCTCATTCAGGTTCTCGACAGCGCCCAGCTATTACCTAGCTGCATAGACCCTCCGAGCATGCGGCTGGGGCATGTGGCCAACATGCAGATATTTCGAAATgtgtcgtgtagggtctatgattacaTATGATGTGTGCCGGTGAAATGGAAAGTACGTTATTCTTAATTATCTATTTTTAAGAATTGACGTCTAGCGATTAGAAGTAAACCGTACGAAGTTCTCAGTAAAGCTAATATTAAAGACTGTGCAGTCAGTTTTGACCAATGTTG
This region of Glandiceps talaboti chromosome 4, keGlaTala1.1, whole genome shotgun sequence genomic DNA includes:
- the LOC144434034 gene encoding interleukin 17-like protein, which gives rise to MYHIVFVYLCGILITANLRLAASAVLQNVPVNNLETQELSDGSDQQDDVPNETPISNRRFLNTDVNDASDDSKNLVSSCLEPPPRDLHKRLKKKETLYPQGPMFAIFPVEDSESSKNSIQQADNLYSFTTPNFTCPLDLTNLAHDMSDRAICPWTLTIDNDPNRFPKVMAVASCRCRGCIDTSGPRESLDNYCQPVTYGVRVLKRQPECENGYYQYKFDWVKVPVACVCLRPRLSRLPQQLG